One Antennarius striatus isolate MH-2024 chromosome 17, ASM4005453v1, whole genome shotgun sequence genomic window carries:
- the LOC137611160 gene encoding dynein regulatory complex subunit 2-like → MPKKAKPGGGKGGSGGRGGRGGKGGGRTEERLMSLHRSAQAAEENAKKREEVFTLFLKDKLQREERNTAVNLLKLDDGWRSVLRQSRAAELRDDVTVARQTFERQVDHLDSVLQSLKLDLQEADRRSDHIRRLHLQNLERLLTQHNQQVTSIQQHFENVLQNLTTKSSSERDQMWTNAEQRRARLEDAAFMLKQRRQAEMTETHRLYRDIITAQECDTSDMVAKLSQVDKEQLMEKKELEMIYNEELKVFNERSAKNQQAAQELDVFTERLKRLQDFVKKLRELKNSNIVETQLEEQDMTEHQSQVKQKTQQVREQLRQNKKTTRQQLTDLVVQSNKAKKKLQATLDKGERILRRIEICNKLERKCGLLVSTEEQRPESTGPEPQPDAPDFPALQPLMRRLNTALLKGEALKKHKDELRRENKQLKLLLRQHLDAMTVNDNTLDGPGALLGVNPAPVIVVTPTDTNRRYTVIEAVHAIAHSL, encoded by the exons ATGCCAAAGAAAGCAAAGCCAGGTGGGGGtaaaggaggaagtggaggaagaggaggaagaggaggaaaaggaggcgGGAGGACGGAGGAGAGGCTGATGTCTCTGCACAGATCCGCTCAGGCTGCAGAGGAGAACGccaagaagagagaggaggtgtTCACGCTGTTCCTGAAG GACAAGCtgcagagggaggagaggaacacCGCGGTGAACCTGCTGAagctggatgatggatggaggtcCGTCCTCCGCCAGAGTCGAGCCGCCGAGCTGCGTGATGACGTCACGGTGGCCAGGCAGACGTTTGAGAGGCAGGTGGACCACCTGGACAGCGTCCTACAG AGCCTGAAGCTCGACCTGCAGGAGGCGGATCGCAGGTCGGATCACATCCGGCGGCTTCACCTGCAGAACCTGGAGCgtctgctgactcagcacaaCCAGCAGGTGACGTCGATCCAGCAGCACTTTGAAAACGTCCTGCAGAACCTCACCACAAAGTCCAGCTCTGAGAG ggaTCAGATGTGGACAAACGCCGAGCAGCGGAGAGCCCGGCTGGAAGACGCAGCGTTCATGTTGAAGCAGCGCCGCCAAGCAGAGATGACAGAAACCCACAGACTCTACAGAGACATCATCACAGCACAGGAGTGTGATACCAGTGATATG GTAGCTAAACTGAGTCAGGTGGATAAAGAGCAGCTGATGGAGAAGAAAGAGCTTGAGATGATTTACAACGAAGAGTTGAAGGTGTTCAATGAGCGGAGCGCCAAGAACCAGCAGGCGGCTCAAGAACTCGATGTCTTCACCGAGAGGTTGAAGAGACTGCAG GATTTCGTCAAGAAGTTGAGGGAACTGAAGAACTCTAACATAGTAGAAACCCAGCTGGAGGAACAGGATATGACGGAACACCAAAGTCAAGTGAAGCAAAAGACTCAACAGGTTCGGGAGCAGCTCAGGCAGAATAAGAAAACCACGAGGCAGCAGCTCACAGACCTCGTCGTCCAGAGCAACAAGGCTAAGAAGAAGCTGCAGGCGACTCTTGACAAG GGCGAGAGGATTTTACGTCGTATAGAAATCTGCAACAAGCTAGAAAGGAAGTGTGGGCTGTTGGTCTCTACGGAGGAACAGAGACCAGAGTCCACCGGGCCGGAACCCCAACCG GACGCTCCAGACTTTCCGGCGCTCCAACCTTTGATGCGGCGCCTGAACACGGCGCTGCTGAAGGGGGAAGCgttgaagaaacacaaagatgagCTGAGAAGAGAGAACAAGCAGCTGAAGCTTCTGCTGCGTCAACACCTGGACGCCATGACCGTCAACGACAACACCCTGGATGGACCCGGCGCTCTGCTGGGTGTGAACCCCGCCCCCGTCATCGTCGTCACCCCAACGGACACAAACCGACGCTACACCGTCATCGAGGCCGTTCACGCCATCGCCCACTCGTTGTAG